From Nicotiana tabacum cultivar K326 chromosome 20, ASM71507v2, whole genome shotgun sequence, one genomic window encodes:
- the LOC107811560 gene encoding septin and tuftelin-interacting protein 1 homolog 1, whose protein sequence is MDDHQEMERFGMENDFEDGQWISGEFYYRKRKEKKRVQTKDDVLYGVFASDDSDSDYEGSCKKRKKGLSTKADLTKPVNFVSTGTVMPDQEIDRNFKEEKNQKMSEESKGLGSGASVGLGFGTSSSKNIAADGYTKTQAQIEIEEENFLPTAFGRMIKEGALRREKEREKEKSMLAKKSSESGRREPGGDVGGFEKHTKGIGMKLLEKMGYKGGGLGKNEQGILAPVEAKLRPKNMGMGFNDYKETSAPTLQESEGKPVARPAQPVEGHSKEKLWSKQAKKLKKVYITAEELLAKKQEQGLEVVQKVFDMRGPQVRVLTNLENLNAEDKARENDVPMPELQHNIRLIVDLAELDIQKIDSDLRNERETVVALQKEKEKFQAEAARQKRQLDNMEEIVSVLDRIGEESTSGTLNLDSLAAAFADLQQQYSEEYKLCNLSSIACSYAQPLFIRVFQGWDPLQTPTHGMEVVSRWKYLLQGDDIFTISDAASPYTQIFMEVVFPAIRISGTNNWQARDPEPMLRFLESWEKLLPPVVLQTILENIVLPKLSAAVDSWDPRRETIPIHSWVHPWLPLLGQRLESCYHTIRNRLESVLHAWHPSDMSAYYILSPWKTVFDTINWEKLMVRFIVPKLLNVMHEFQINPANQNLDQFYWVRTWATAIPIHHMLPILDIFFNKWEVVLYHWLCSKNPNFEEVTKWYLGWKELIPPELLANEHVRYRLNVGLDMMNQAVEGSEVAEPGLRENIRYLRVLEQRQFETQKKAAAQSQSRPSVGSNSGIQMDGTGGGDEMNLKRVIEVYAQQNDLLFQLKPGRMQDGHQIYGFGKISIIIDSLNQKVFAQVEDRWSLVSLEQLLDLQKSKSR, encoded by the coding sequence ATGGATGATCATCAGGAAATGGAAAGGTTTGGCATGGAGAACGATTTTGAAGATGGTCAGTGGATCAGTGGTGAGTTCTACTACCGGAAGCGCAAAGAAAAGAAGCGTGTTCAAACCAAGGATGATGTCCTCTATGGTGTTTTTGCTTCCGACGATAGTGACTCTGACTATGAGGGATCCTGCAAGAAGCGGAAAAAAGGCCTTTCCACGAAGGCTGACCTTACCAAACCTGTCAACTTTGTTTCAACTGGAACTGTCATGCCCGACCAAGAAATAGATCGCAATTTCAAAGAGGAGAAGAACCAGAAAATGTCCGAAGAGAGCAAAGGTTTGGGATCCGGAGCATCTGTTGGCCTTGGATTTGGTACTAGTTCCTCGAAGAATATTGCTGCTGATGGATACACCAAAACACAGGCCCAGATTGAAATTGAAGAGGAAAACTTTCTGCCCACTGCTTTTGGGAGGATGATTAAAGAAGGTGCCCTAAGACGTGAGAAAGAAAGGGAAAAGGAGAAGTCTATGTTGGCCAAGAAATCATCTGAATCAGGGAGAAGGGAACCTGGTGGTGATGTTGGTGGCTTTGAGAAGCATACCAAGGGGATTGGGATGAAGTTGCTTGAGAAGATGGGTTATAAGGGAGGTGGGTTGGGAAAAAATGAGCAAGGAATTTTGGCTCCAGTCGAGGCAAAGCTTAGGCCCAAGAATATGGGAATGGGCTTCAACGACTATAAGGAGACTAGTGCACCAACTCTTCAAGAATCAGAGGGAAAGCCTGTTGCTCGTCCTGCTCAACCTGTGGAAGGCCACTCAAAAGAGAAGCTTTGGTCAAAGCAAGCTAAAAAACTGAAGAAGGTTTACATTACAGCTGAAGAGTTGTTAGCCAAAAAGCAGGAGCAGGGCCTGGAAGTTGTTCAGAAGGTCTTTGATATGAGGGGTCCACAGGTTCGAGTCTTGACGAATCTGGAGAACTTGAACGCTGAAGATAAAGCAAGGGAAAATGATGTTCCAATGCCTGAACTTCAGCATAATATTAGGTTGATTGTGGATTTGGCGGAACTCGACATACAAAAAATTGACAGTGATTTAAGAAATGAGAGAGAAACAGTTGTTGCTTTgcagaaggagaaggagaagttCCAAGCTGAGGCAGCTCGCCAGAAAAGGCAGCTTGATAATATGGAAGAGATTGTCAGTGTATTGGACCGGATTGGGGAAGAGAGCACATCTGGTACTCTGAACCTAGACTCCCTTGCAGCAGCATTTGCAGATTTGCAGCAGCAGTATTCTGAGGAATACAAACTCTGCAACTTGTCAAGCATAGCATGCTCATatgctcagcctttatttatacGTGTTTTTCAAGGATGGGATCCACTTCAAACTCCAACACATGGAATGGAGGTGGTTTCCAGGTGGAAGTATCTTTTGCAAGGGGATGACATTTTTACTATCTCTGATGCTGCATCTCCTTATACTCAAATATTCATGGAAGTTGTTTTCCCTGCCATTAGAATATCCGGCACCAATAACTGGCAGGCAAGGGACCCTGAACCAATGCTTCGTTTTTTGGAGTCCTGGGAGAAGCTGTTGCCTCCTGTAGTCCTTCAGACAATACTGGAAAACATTGTCTTGCCCAAGTTATCAGCTGCTGTGGACTCCTGGGATCCACGTCGAGAAACAATTCCAATTCATTCCTGGgttcatccatggctgcccttatTGGGTCAAAGGTTGGAAAGCTGCTATCACACTATACGTAACAGATTGGAAAGTGTACTGCATGCTTGGCACCCAAGTGATATGTCTGCGTACTACATATTGTCTCCTTGGAAGACCGTGTTTGATACAATTAACTGGGAAAAACTGATGGTCAGATTTATTGTTCCAAAGTTGTTAAATGTAATGCATGAATTCCAAATAAATCCAGCAAATCAGAACCTTGATCAGTTCTATTGGGTCCGTACTTGGGCTACTGCTATTCCCATCCATCACATGCTTCCAATACTGGATATATTCTTCAACAAGTGGGAAGTAGTTTTGTATCACTGGTTATGCTCAAAAAACCCGAACTTTGAAGAAGTGACAAAATGGTATTTGGGTTGGAAGGAACTTATTCCACCTGAACTTCTGGCAAATGAACACGTTCGCTATCGACTTAATGTCGGTCTAGACATGATGAACCAGGCTGTTGAAGGCTCAGAGGTGGCTGAACCTGGTTTGAGGGAGAACATACGTTATCTTAGGGTTCTTGAACAAAGGCAGTTTGAGACTCAGAAAAAAGCAGCAGCGCAATCTCAATCCCGTCCTTCTGTGGGCTCGAACAGTGGAATCCAAATGGACGGTACAGGTGGCGGGGATGAGATGAACTTGAAAAGAGTTATTGAAGTTTATGCACAACAGAATGATTTGTTGTTCCAGCTTAAGCCCGGGCGAATGCAAGATGGTCATCAGATATATGGTTTTGGTAAAATCAGCATTATTATAGATTCTCTCAATCAGAAGGTATTTGCACAAGTAGAGGACAGGTGGTCTTTGGTGTCACTTGAGCAGCTGTTGGACCTGCAAAAGTCAAAGAGCCGATAA